The following coding sequences are from one Hyphomicrobiales bacterium window:
- a CDS encoding NAD(P)H-dependent oxidoreductase — protein MVIFAHPVPESFSAALHARVVKTMETAGWQVDDCDLNAENFPAVMTCEERRTYHDEQINKNPVKRYVERLQAAQAVVFVYPVWNFGYPAILKGFFDRVFLPGVSFKLVDGHVRPALTNIKKYATVTTYGGTRLRAFLAGDPPRKLMTRPVRYVMGGAPMQYLALYDMNRASDQKRAAFLAHVTQQMERF, from the coding sequence ATGGTGATCTTTGCACACCCCGTGCCTGAAAGCTTCTCAGCCGCGTTGCATGCACGTGTCGTCAAGACAATGGAAACGGCCGGATGGCAAGTGGATGACTGCGATCTGAACGCGGAAAACTTCCCAGCCGTCATGACCTGCGAGGAACGGCGCACCTATCATGACGAGCAAATCAACAAAAATCCAGTTAAACGATATGTCGAACGGCTCCAGGCAGCCCAAGCCGTCGTATTCGTCTACCCAGTTTGGAACTTCGGCTACCCTGCCATCCTGAAAGGGTTTTTCGACAGGGTTTTCCTTCCTGGCGTCTCCTTCAAGCTGGTCGATGGCCATGTGCGCCCGGCGCTCACCAACATCAAGAAGTACGCCACGGTCACCACCTATGGCGGCACACGTCTACGTGCCTTTCTGGCCGGCGATCCGCCACGTAAGCTCATGACGCGGCCTGTGCGCTACGTGATGGGCGGCGCGCCTATGCAATACCTCGCACTTTACGACATGAACCGAGCGAGCGATCAGAAGAGGGCGGCGTTTCTCGCCCACGTCACCCAACAGATGGAGAGGTTCTGA
- a CDS encoding isopenicillin N synthase family oxygenase, with the protein MTTIPVLDYATFSGATKQDFVDAWGKAARGPGFMVVKNHGVDPDLIANMFAKADEFFALPGEEKAKISIDKSPHNRGYAGTGSESLDEKSGQMDQKEAFNMALDLPADDPRVIAKEPYRGTNMWPDVPGFKDTFTAYFDQVFDLGQNLHRAIALDLSLPEDHFAEPFVDSMSTLRVLRYPPAINPQPGEIGAGAHTDYGSITLLMSDGTAGLQVKPRDSAEWIDVPAIDGAFIVNIGDLLMRWTNDIYVSNPHRVLRPVKERRSIAFFMDPNPNALVQALPGTGEEKHYEPILCHEYLTMRLTATYSQKAAS; encoded by the coding sequence ATGACGACCATCCCCGTTCTCGACTACGCAACGTTCTCCGGCGCGACCAAACAGGACTTTGTGGACGCTTGGGGCAAAGCCGCCCGTGGGCCGGGCTTCATGGTGGTGAAAAACCACGGCGTGGACCCAGACCTGATCGCAAACATGTTTGCCAAAGCCGATGAGTTCTTTGCTCTGCCCGGAGAGGAAAAAGCCAAGATTTCGATCGATAAATCACCGCATAACCGCGGTTATGCCGGCACCGGGTCGGAAAGCTTGGATGAGAAGAGCGGCCAGATGGATCAAAAAGAGGCCTTCAACATGGCCCTTGATCTGCCTGCCGATGATCCGCGCGTGATCGCCAAAGAGCCCTATCGCGGCACCAATATGTGGCCCGATGTTCCGGGCTTCAAAGACACGTTCACCGCCTATTTCGATCAAGTGTTCGACCTCGGACAGAATCTCCACCGCGCCATCGCGCTGGATCTCAGCCTGCCAGAGGACCATTTCGCTGAACCCTTTGTGGATTCCATGTCCACCTTGCGGGTGCTGCGCTATCCACCGGCGATCAACCCCCAGCCCGGCGAAATCGGCGCGGGGGCGCACACCGACTACGGTTCCATCACTTTGTTGATGAGTGATGGCACTGCCGGCCTTCAGGTGAAGCCACGCGACAGCGCCGAGTGGATTGATGTCCCGGCTATTGATGGTGCCTTTATCGTCAACATCGGTGATCTGCTGATGCGCTGGACCAACGACATCTATGTGTCGAACCCGCACCGGGTTCTGCGCCCAGTAAAAGAGCGCCGCTCGATTGCTTTCTTTATGGACCCCAACCCGAACGCGCTCGTGCAAGCGCTGCCCGGAACGGGCGAGGAAAAGCATTATGAGCCAATCCTCTGCCACGAATATCTCACGATGCGCCTGACGGCCACCTACAGCCAGAAAGCGGCAAGCTAA
- a CDS encoding FAD-binding oxidoreductase, with amino-acid sequence MTGNIAAVREALDHLDIDDNPATLKQKSRDFFWYSPVLKEKMDHLIGDFVVSPRSEAEVIEVLKTCFAHDVPVTTRGAGTGNYGQAMPLAGGVIMHMKNMTKVKEIHPGRVIVEPGKVVKDLDAETRAHSGQEQRMMPSTYGTATIGGFIAGGSGGIGSVRWGALRDLGNILRLRVVTMEAEPRILEFTGEDLARVSHAYGTNGIITEIEMPLAPAYDWVEFALGFDDFMDAATFGYNLAQQDGILVKLITPIEAPIPFKFFKRFQGHVREDQSILIVLVAPQSLDGFTAFMGRNNDPDVIYRSDASTFDRTPGHLAEYTWNHTTLRALQVDPTVTYLQVRYGGPDPLAKVAKVRETFGAEVLQHLEAMREGGNVIYAGLPIVDFSKEERLNEIVRIHEELGCMIFNPHRYTLEEGGRQKTDDRQLKFKKEADPKGLLNPGKMISWDDPNWSYETMYAYPKMKQAI; translated from the coding sequence ATGACCGGAAACATCGCCGCCGTGCGTGAAGCGCTTGACCATCTCGACATCGACGATAACCCGGCCACGCTGAAACAGAAAAGCCGCGACTTCTTTTGGTACTCCCCGGTGCTCAAAGAGAAGATGGACCATCTGATCGGCGATTTCGTCGTGTCACCACGCTCCGAAGCCGAAGTGATCGAAGTCCTGAAAACCTGTTTCGCCCACGATGTGCCGGTCACGACACGCGGCGCGGGCACCGGCAATTATGGTCAAGCCATGCCGCTGGCCGGTGGCGTCATTATGCACATGAAGAACATGACCAAGGTGAAGGAAATTCACCCAGGGCGCGTGATCGTTGAGCCTGGAAAGGTGGTCAAAGACCTGGACGCTGAGACCCGCGCCCATTCCGGCCAGGAACAGCGTATGATGCCCTCCACCTACGGCACGGCAACCATTGGCGGTTTCATCGCCGGTGGTTCCGGTGGCATCGGCTCAGTGCGCTGGGGCGCTTTGCGCGACCTGGGCAACATTCTGCGCCTACGCGTTGTCACCATGGAGGCTGAGCCACGCATTTTGGAATTCACCGGAGAAGACTTGGCGCGTGTTTCCCACGCCTATGGCACCAACGGCATCATCACCGAGATCGAAATGCCGCTGGCCCCGGCGTATGACTGGGTAGAGTTCGCGCTCGGCTTTGACGATTTCATGGACGCGGCGACCTTCGGCTACAATCTGGCCCAGCAGGACGGCATCCTGGTGAAGCTCATCACACCCATCGAAGCGCCGATCCCCTTTAAATTCTTCAAGCGTTTTCAGGGGCATGTCCGGGAAGATCAGTCGATCCTTATCGTGCTGGTCGCGCCGCAATCGCTGGATGGGTTCACCGCCTTCATGGGCCGCAACAACGACCCGGACGTGATCTACCGCTCTGATGCGTCGACCTTCGATCGCACGCCCGGTCATCTGGCTGAATACACTTGGAACCACACCACCCTGCGCGCGCTGCAGGTCGATCCGACTGTCACCTATCTCCAGGTGCGTTATGGCGGCCCTGATCCGCTGGCTAAGGTCGCCAAGGTCCGCGAAACGTTTGGCGCCGAAGTGCTCCAGCATCTTGAGGCCATGCGCGAAGGCGGCAACGTCATCTATGCTGGACTGCCCATCGTCGATTTTTCCAAAGAGGAACGGCTCAACGAGATCGTGCGCATCCACGAAGAGCTGGGCTGCATGATCTTCAACCCGCACCGCTACACGCTGGAAGAAGGCGGACGGCAGAAAACCGATGATCGTCAGCTGAAATTCAAAAAAGAAGCCGATCCCAAAGGCCTGTTGAACCCGGGCAAGATGATCTCCTGGGACGATCCAAATTGGTCTTACGAAACGATGTACGCCTATCCGAAGATGAAGCAAGCAATTTGA
- a CDS encoding cytosine deaminase yields MTSAFALPEGPVTLDNLTLPGPLIGADDALVTGSVTINDGLFSDQIAPTRINMHGRMALPSFVDMHTHLDKGHIWPRTPNPDGTFDGALSSVAGDREARWSADDVRARMNFALEAAYAHGTKAIRTHLDSIPPQDDISWAVFDEVRADWKGRVDLQAVSLVGADGIEPDGTGRYQKTADIVSKAGGVLGLVTYPLPDLEDRLEAFFRLATERELDADFHVDETGDPSVATLRQIAQTVLKTGYKGKVVCGHCCSLAVQDESEADRTMDLVAEAGLTVVSLPLCNLYLQDRNSGARTPRWRGVTLVHEMKARGIPVAFASDNTRDPFYAYGDLDMVEVMREATRIAHLDHSDADWVTAFSTTPAAMCDFDYTPFAAGTPADFNLFKARSWSEFMARPQTDRTVIRDGKVLDLSPPDYAVLDPFME; encoded by the coding sequence GTGACCAGCGCATTTGCTCTACCTGAAGGCCCGGTTACCCTCGATAATCTCACCCTGCCAGGCCCGCTGATCGGCGCCGATGACGCATTGGTCACAGGCTCCGTCACGATTAATGACGGGCTCTTCTCAGACCAGATTGCGCCGACCCGGATCAACATGCATGGGCGCATGGCCCTACCAAGCTTCGTCGATATGCACACCCATCTAGACAAGGGGCACATTTGGCCGCGCACACCTAACCCCGATGGCACGTTCGACGGCGCCCTCTCGTCAGTGGCCGGGGACCGCGAGGCCCGCTGGTCTGCCGACGATGTCCGCGCCCGCATGAACTTCGCGCTGGAAGCCGCCTATGCCCACGGCACCAAGGCGATCCGCACGCATTTGGATTCGATCCCGCCTCAGGATGACATCTCCTGGGCGGTGTTCGACGAGGTGCGCGCCGATTGGAAAGGCCGTGTCGATCTGCAAGCCGTCAGTCTTGTCGGCGCTGATGGCATCGAACCAGACGGCACCGGTCGCTACCAAAAAACCGCAGACATCGTTTCCAAAGCCGGTGGCGTGCTCGGCCTGGTCACCTATCCCTTGCCGGACCTGGAAGATCGGCTGGAAGCCTTTTTCCGCCTGGCCACAGAGCGCGAGTTGGACGCCGATTTTCACGTCGATGAAACCGGCGATCCCTCGGTCGCGACACTGCGCCAAATCGCGCAAACTGTTCTAAAAACAGGCTACAAAGGTAAAGTCGTCTGCGGTCATTGCTGTTCACTCGCCGTCCAGGATGAAAGCGAAGCTGATCGCACCATGGATTTGGTCGCCGAAGCTGGCCTGACCGTCGTCTCGCTGCCGCTGTGCAATCTCTACCTACAGGATCGCAATTCGGGCGCCCGCACCCCGCGTTGGCGTGGTGTAACCTTGGTGCACGAGATGAAGGCGCGAGGCATCCCGGTCGCCTTTGCCTCGGACAACACACGCGACCCCTTCTACGCCTATGGCGATCTGGATATGGTCGAGGTGATGCGCGAAGCGACCCGCATTGCGCATCTGGACCATTCCGATGCCGATTGGGTGACCGCCTTCTCGACGACCCCGGCAGCCATGTGCGACTTTGACTACACGCCCTTTGCTGCTGGCACACCCGCCGACTTCAATCTGTTCAAGGCGCGCTCATGGAGCGAATTCATGGCGCGTCCGCAAACCGACCGGACCGTGATCCGTGATGGCAAGGTGCTCGACCTTTCGCCGCCCGACTACGCGGTTCTCGACCCGTTTATGGAGTAA
- a CDS encoding NAD(P)H-dependent oxidoreductase, with the protein MQANRATSGMKALIVYCHPSATSFNHSVLETVTDELTQAGAETRVIDLYAERFQPSLTLEDWTDYEDTSCNTDRIGPHVESLQWCNALIFVYPTWWFGQPAMLKGWLDRVLVPGVAFTMPCEDNKRFGHTLKHIKHLGVFTTCGASFWLTKLIGSPGKRILMRGLRALCHDRARTVFAAHYRMDFSTSDSRTRHLARVRKKMRKLIGQPTAAVPVAGYPNKVRQTA; encoded by the coding sequence ATGCAGGCCAACCGTGCAACCAGCGGCATGAAAGCGCTGATCGTTTATTGCCATCCCAGCGCGACAAGCTTCAACCATTCGGTTCTTGAGACCGTCACCGACGAACTGACCCAGGCCGGCGCTGAGACCCGCGTCATCGACCTTTATGCCGAGCGCTTCCAACCGTCACTGACGTTGGAAGACTGGACCGACTACGAAGACACCAGCTGCAACACCGACCGTATCGGCCCGCATGTGGAAAGCCTGCAATGGTGCAACGCGCTGATCTTCGTCTACCCCACCTGGTGGTTCGGCCAACCGGCCATGCTGAAGGGTTGGCTTGACCGCGTGCTGGTGCCCGGCGTTGCCTTCACCATGCCGTGTGAGGACAACAAGCGCTTTGGCCACACGCTCAAGCACATCAAGCATCTGGGCGTCTTCACCACCTGCGGTGCCTCGTTCTGGCTCACCAAATTGATCGGCTCGCCCGGCAAGCGCATCCTGATGCGCGGTTTGCGAGCTCTTTGCCACGATCGGGCGCGCACCGTGTTCGCCGCCCACTACCGCATGGATTTTTCAACATCGGATAGCCGCACCCGGCACTTGGCACGCGTTCGCAAAAAGATGCGCAAGCTGATCGGCCAGCCAACCGCAGCAGTGCCGGTCGCAGGCTATCCCAACAAGGTGAGGCAAACGGCATGA